A region from the Vicia villosa cultivar HV-30 ecotype Madison, WI linkage group LG3, Vvil1.0, whole genome shotgun sequence genome encodes:
- the LOC131661938 gene encoding nematode resistance protein-like HSPRO2 yields the protein MVDLHWKLNMPNSDMSSKSPKLSISDKSSPRNNSLPLLQPLSITNDISAAAPPLCAAYDYYIRIPELRKLWESREFPNWGNEPILKPALQALEITFGFISTVLSDPRPYTNRSEWNRRLESIATQQIEIIAMLCEDEEQNPETRGTVPTAYLSSGDSKIRSYSERSLLPQLATWYKSKDVAQRILLSVECQMMRCSYTLGLGEPNLAGKPSLRYDTVCKPDEVHTLKTTPYDDRIDNYENHAVHATHQIVESWIHVSRKLLERISDAIDGRRLEKAVEDCYAVERIWKLLADIEDVHLMMDPADFLKLKNQLSVKSSSYETAAFCMRSKELVNVTKMCRDLRHRVPEILEVEVDPKGGPRIQEAAMKLYVAEKMSGFDKVHLLQAMQAIEVSMKRFFYGYKQVLTVVMGSSEANGNRVGLSCDGGDSLTHMFLEPTYFPSLDAAKTFLGYFWDNDNKWVSEN from the coding sequence ATGGTTGATTTACACTGGAAATTAAACATGCCAAATTCCGACATGTCTTCCAAATCTCCAAAACTCTCTATCTCCGACAAATCCTCACCACGCAACAACTCTCTACCCTTGTTGCAACCACTTTCAATCACAAATGATATTTCGGCCGCGGCGCCTCCTCTTTGCGCGGCGTATGACTACTATATCCGAATCCCGGAGCTCCGCAAGCTTTGGGAATCAAGAGAATTCCCAAACTGGGGCAACGAACCAATCCTTAAACCAGCTTTGCAAGCACTCGAGATCACATTTGGTTTCATCTCTACTGTTCTCTCCGACCCCAGACCCTACACGAACCGTTCAGAATGGAACCGCAGACTCGAGTCCATCGCCACGCAGCAGATTGAGATTATCGCCATGCTATGTGAAGACGAGGAACAAAACCCCGAGACACGTGGCACAGTACCAACCGCTTATCTCAGCAGCGGCGATAGCAAAATCAGAAGCTACAGCGAGAGGAGTCTTCTTCCACAGCTTGCCACGTGGTACAAATCCAAGGACGTGGCACAGAGGATTCTTCTCTCCGTGGAGTGTCAAATGATGAGGTGTTCTTATACGCTAGGTTTGGGTGAACCGAACCTCGCCGGAAAACCGAGCCTCAGATACGACACCGTTTGCAAGCCGGACGAAGTTCACACGCTGAAAACGACGCCATATGACGACCGTATCGATAACTACGAGAATCACGCGGTGCACGCGACTCATCAGATCGTTGAGTCGTGGATCCACGTGTCGCGGAAGCTTCTAGAAAGAATCAGCGACGCGATTGACGGGAGAAGGTTGGAGAAAGCGGTGGAGGATTGTTACGCGGTGGAGAGGATCTGGAAGCTTCTTGCTGATATTGAAGACGTTCATCTGATGATGGATCCAGCTGATTTCCTGAAGCTGAAGAATCAGTTATCGGTGAAATCGTCATCATACGAAACGGCGGCGTTTTGCATGCGGTCGAAGGAGTTGGTCAACGTGACGAAGATGTGTAGAGATTTGCGGCATAGAGTGCCGGAGATATTGGAAGTTGAGGTTGATCCTAAAGGCGGACCTAGGATTCAAGAGGCGGCGATGAAGCTGTATGTGGCGGAGAAGATGAGTGGGTTCGATAAGGTTCACTTGTTGCAGGCTATGCAAGCTATTGAAGTTTCTATGAAGAGATTCTTCTATGGTTACAAGCAGGTGCTGACGGTGGTGATGGGGAGTTCTGAGGCGAATGGAAACCGAGTTGGGCTGAGTTGCGATGGCGGTGACTCGTTGACTCACATGTTCCTTGAACCCACGTATTTTCCAAGTTTGGATGCTGCTAAGACTTTTCTTGGATACTTTTGGGATAATGATAACAAATGGGTGTCAGAAAATTAG